One region of Chlorobiota bacterium genomic DNA includes:
- a CDS encoding T9SS type A sorting domain-containing protein, which yields MIPSRILATLLCFCFLSGVAFAQSGDSLIIQTLTWKDITKRKGTWQFPPKDRWEKILMLQNLKCDPATTQDKYPYGEWDYITNAMLYDSTGVIDSLKKTHSSFMIGAAAPDSFAYTTGATYTIQQRWQQYRTITATTQETETAIGTETHQLSLPLNSDTEIGKGVYLWTADELKAAGLTAGPITGLTLAAVTPGATLRNLTVRMKGTTLAALAADRYDNSGFATVYQRNTTITAGSKIRIDFTTPFAWNGTANLMVELSCDGGTGVHLVGSTTPLPTSLTATDTTGYIEFGSGDYVNVPDAAAPFGQLDSAVTVSFWALGDRSLPSNTYAFEGRDAEGNRVLNVHLPWSDGNIYWDAGNNGGAFDRINKAATADAQKGGWNHWAFTKNVRTGAMRIFLNGKLWHSGSGKAMAMSGITTFVVGRGTSPNSDSYRGGLAEFSVWNKELDTAAILNLMNRSITPDNPNYQNLILYYPLNDATGTTASDGSASSHNGVMMGLPIYRRMTGDGIFRRFTASGIRPNVGFLRGQYDSQLDSAIVADTLLNSPTTVVMFEHPTDPTIPTDTLAVWPAGYSYTYAPDGSKADSTAVPARVTLRANVREYYQKFEVVDVVELGRFITPYGIGLDLGPNGFTWIYDVTDYAPYLHDQVTISAGNQQELIDLKFLFIRGTPPRDVVRVNHVWPSSGSYSYRSLAENTAITEQAVKIDPAAKGFRIKTRITGHGHEGTYDPNLNLIHCCEWANKKHYLHINGVERFAWDIWQNDNCAMNPVMAQGGNWAPPRAGWCPGATVDDYEFELTPYVSGDSVRLDYSIDPVPANNTGQGTGNYVMTMDMIQYGAPNFQRDATVDAIIKPTSWEFYRRFNPMCSNPIVRIKNTGATEMTSAEIRYGVVGGASRTFGWTGRLKFLETATLEVPFAAGDWYSGGVGDKEFFAEVITVNGAADEYPRNNKAATTFTPAPVYAATEYIFRIKNNAIPNDVAYTLKNSAGVEMIGRSNMDINATYLDTFQLPPDCYTLEITTNEGFGLAYPLISAVGSGSASLRKIEGGKVSVVRSLPADFGKRMIFSFAVGLPTGVPETPAEESWSEVYPNPSPGEFTVEAMGNFGGRPVSVTVVDPAGRVVSTERVQPNGDQLLHTLDLRGQPAGTYLVTVSNQKMVVAKKVVVSK from the coding sequence ATGATCCCTTCCCGAATTCTTGCAACCCTTCTCTGCTTCTGCTTCCTTTCCGGCGTGGCGTTTGCGCAGTCGGGGGATAGCCTCATCATCCAGACACTGACGTGGAAGGATATCACCAAACGAAAAGGGACGTGGCAGTTCCCGCCGAAGGATCGGTGGGAGAAAATCTTGATGCTGCAAAACCTGAAATGCGACCCCGCAACAACGCAGGATAAATATCCCTACGGCGAGTGGGATTACATCACCAACGCCATGCTGTACGACAGCACCGGGGTGATTGACTCGCTGAAAAAAACGCACTCCAGTTTTATGATTGGGGCCGCCGCGCCCGATTCCTTTGCCTACACCACGGGGGCAACGTACACCATCCAGCAACGTTGGCAGCAGTACCGCACCATCACCGCCACGACCCAGGAAACGGAGACGGCGATTGGAACCGAAACACACCAGCTATCGCTTCCGCTGAACAGCGACACCGAAATCGGGAAAGGGGTCTATCTCTGGACCGCTGATGAGCTGAAGGCGGCCGGGCTGACCGCCGGCCCAATCACCGGATTGACCCTTGCAGCAGTAACGCCAGGGGCCACGCTCCGGAACCTCACCGTCCGGATGAAAGGGACCACGCTTGCCGCGCTTGCGGCGGACCGCTACGATAACAGCGGCTTCGCAACGGTCTATCAGCGGAACACGACGATCACCGCTGGAAGCAAAATTCGGATTGATTTCACAACGCCGTTTGCGTGGAACGGGACGGCAAACCTGATGGTGGAACTTAGCTGCGACGGCGGCACCGGCGTGCATCTGGTGGGAAGCACCACGCCCCTTCCCACCAGCCTTACCGCAACCGATACCACCGGGTATATAGAGTTCGGCAGCGGCGATTACGTGAACGTCCCCGATGCCGCCGCGCCGTTCGGCCAGCTTGATAGTGCCGTCACCGTCAGCTTTTGGGCGCTGGGGGACCGTTCGCTTCCAAGCAACACCTACGCTTTTGAAGGGCGCGATGCCGAAGGGAACCGCGTGCTGAACGTTCACCTTCCGTGGAGCGATGGGAACATCTACTGGGATGCCGGAAACAACGGCGGCGCGTTCGACCGAATCAACAAAGCCGCCACTGCCGATGCCCAAAAAGGGGGATGGAACCACTGGGCCTTCACCAAGAATGTCAGGACCGGGGCGATGCGAATTTTTCTGAACGGAAAGCTGTGGCACAGTGGATCGGGGAAGGCAATGGCAATGAGCGGAATCACCACGTTTGTTGTTGGGCGGGGAACCTCACCCAACTCCGACAGCTACCGTGGCGGGCTTGCCGAATTCTCCGTGTGGAACAAGGAGCTTGACACAGCCGCAATCCTGAACCTGATGAACCGGAGCATCACCCCGGATAATCCTAACTACCAAAACCTGATCCTGTACTATCCGCTGAACGATGCCACCGGAACCACAGCCAGCGATGGATCCGCAAGCAGCCACAACGGGGTGATGATGGGGCTTCCGATTTACCGGCGGATGACGGGGGATGGAATCTTCCGGCGCTTCACCGCAAGCGGCATTCGCCCAAACGTTGGCTTCCTTCGCGGCCAGTACGATTCGCAGCTGGATTCAGCAATCGTGGCCGACACCCTGCTGAACAGCCCCACCACGGTGGTGATGTTCGAGCATCCAACGGACCCAACAATCCCCACCGACACGCTTGCCGTGTGGCCCGCCGGATACAGCTACACCTACGCCCCCGATGGGTCCAAAGCCGATTCCACCGCTGTTCCGGCGCGGGTGACGCTTCGGGCAAACGTGCGGGAGTACTACCAGAAATTTGAGGTGGTGGATGTGGTGGAGCTTGGGCGGTTCATCACCCCGTACGGGATTGGGTTGGACCTTGGCCCGAACGGCTTCACGTGGATCTACGATGTCACCGATTACGCCCCGTACCTCCATGACCAAGTAACCATCAGCGCGGGGAACCAGCAGGAGCTGATTGATCTGAAATTCCTGTTCATCCGTGGCACTCCGCCGCGCGATGTCGTTCGGGTGAACCACGTCTGGCCAAGCTCCGGCAGCTACAGCTACCGCAGCCTTGCCGAGAACACGGCAATCACCGAGCAAGCGGTGAAGATTGATCCGGCGGCAAAGGGCTTCCGCATCAAGACCCGCATCACCGGGCATGGCCACGAAGGGACCTACGACCCGAACCTGAACCTGATCCACTGCTGCGAGTGGGCAAACAAGAAGCACTACCTCCATATCAACGGCGTGGAGCGGTTCGCGTGGGACATCTGGCAGAACGACAACTGCGCCATGAACCCGGTGATGGCCCAGGGGGGGAACTGGGCCCCGCCACGCGCCGGCTGGTGCCCGGGGGCAACGGTGGATGATTATGAGTTCGAGCTAACCCCGTACGTCAGCGGCGACAGCGTCCGGCTGGATTACAGCATTGACCCCGTCCCCGCCAACAACACCGGGCAGGGGACCGGGAACTATGTGATGACCATGGATATGATCCAATACGGCGCGCCAAATTTCCAACGCGATGCCACGGTGGATGCGATTATCAAGCCAACAAGTTGGGAGTTCTACCGGAGGTTCAACCCGATGTGCAGCAACCCAATTGTTCGCATCAAGAACACCGGGGCAACGGAGATGACCAGCGCGGAAATTCGCTACGGGGTTGTTGGCGGGGCAAGCCGCACCTTCGGCTGGACCGGCAGGCTGAAGTTCTTGGAAACGGCCACCCTTGAGGTCCCCTTTGCCGCTGGCGACTGGTACAGCGGCGGCGTTGGCGACAAAGAATTTTTTGCCGAAGTGATTACCGTAAACGGTGCCGCCGATGAGTATCCACGCAACAACAAGGCAGCCACGACCTTCACCCCTGCGCCGGTGTACGCCGCAACGGAGTACATCTTCCGGATCAAGAACAACGCAATCCCGAACGATGTTGCCTACACGCTGAAAAACAGCGCGGGGGTGGAGATGATCGGGCGTTCCAACATGGATATCAATGCCACCTATCTGGACACCTTCCAGCTTCCGCCCGACTGCTACACGCTGGAGATCACCACGAATGAAGGCTTCGGGCTGGCATATCCGCTGATCTCGGCAGTGGGAAGCGGAAGCGCGTCGTTGCGAAAAATTGAGGGAGGGAAAGTATCGGTGGTTCGCAGCCTTCCCGCAGATTTTGGGAAGCGGATGATCTTCAGCTTTGCCGTCGGCTTGCCAACCGGCGTTCCGGAAACCCCAGCGGAAGAATCTTGGAGTGAGGTCTATCCCAACCCGTCGCCTGGGGAGTTCACGGTGGAGGCAATGGGGAACTTCGGTGGCCGCCCGGTCAGCGTCACGGTGGTGGATCCGGCAGGGCGCGTGGTCAGCACCGAGCGTGTGCAGCCGAACGGCGACCAGCTGCTCCACACGCTTGACTTACGCGGCCAGCCCGCCGGAACCTACCTTGTCACCGTCAGCAACCAGAAGATGGTGGTGGCCAAAAAAGTGGTGGTAAGCAAATAG
- a CDS encoding competence/damage-inducible protein A, whose protein sequence is MTCSILCIGDELLIGQVVNTNASWLGDQLTSIGVAVVAINTIGDGRETIAQEIQRLAATSDLLMISGGLGPTHDDLTREAICDLLGCGLRVDEDQLRRIEQRFAERGLQLNERSIRQASVPEACRTLVNNYGSAPGLAFTIGSCRAYALPGVPSELKGIFTEEITPEIASEASAIARQTFLIFGPAESALADSLQGLNALLGNGVSLAYLPSFGGIRLRAMRNGSGADTRQRFQQLVEGIATLAAKWIVSDRDETMAEAVGRLLAERGLTLSVAESCTGGTVGMMLTETPGSSGYFLGGIISYANSLKREMLGVAESDLREHGAVSQQVAVAMARGVRDRTGSDLAVAVTGIAGPDGGSAEKPVGTVWIAAVSSGQTMVERFQLGRERNVVRTRAANIALNLVRRLVVEVG, encoded by the coding sequence ATGACCTGCTCGATTCTTTGCATTGGCGATGAACTTCTGATTGGCCAGGTGGTGAACACCAACGCCTCCTGGCTGGGGGATCAACTCACCTCGATTGGTGTGGCCGTTGTGGCAATCAACACAATTGGCGATGGGCGCGAAACGATCGCCCAGGAAATCCAGCGATTAGCCGCCACCAGCGATCTGCTGATGATCAGCGGCGGGCTTGGCCCCACCCACGACGACCTTACCCGCGAAGCAATCTGCGACCTGCTGGGCTGCGGCCTTCGGGTTGATGAAGATCAACTGCGAAGAATTGAGCAGCGATTTGCCGAGCGTGGCCTTCAGCTGAACGAGCGGAGCATCCGCCAAGCCTCCGTCCCCGAAGCCTGCCGCACGTTGGTCAACAATTACGGCAGCGCGCCGGGGCTGGCGTTCACCATTGGATCTTGCCGTGCCTACGCGCTTCCGGGCGTGCCGTCGGAGCTGAAGGGGATTTTTACGGAGGAGATCACCCCTGAAATCGCTTCCGAAGCCAGCGCCATTGCCCGCCAAACATTCCTGATTTTTGGTCCCGCCGAGTCGGCACTGGCCGATAGTTTGCAGGGGCTGAATGCCTTGTTGGGCAACGGCGTTTCGCTGGCGTATCTCCCTTCGTTTGGTGGGATTCGCCTGCGTGCCATGCGCAACGGCAGCGGCGCAGATACGCGCCAGCGTTTCCAGCAATTGGTGGAAGGGATTGCAACGCTGGCCGCCAAATGGATCGTCAGCGACCGTGACGAAACGATGGCCGAAGCGGTGGGAAGATTGCTTGCCGAGCGGGGGCTAACGCTTTCGGTTGCCGAATCGTGCACCGGAGGAACCGTTGGGATGATGCTGACCGAAACCCCGGGGAGCAGTGGTTATTTTTTAGGGGGGATTATCAGCTACGCCAACAGCCTGAAGCGGGAGATGCTGGGCGTTGCCGAAAGCGATCTGCGGGAGCATGGGGCAGTCAGCCAGCAGGTGGCCGTAGCGATGGCGCGTGGCGTGCGGGACCGCACCGGAAGCGACCTTGCCGTTGCCGTCACCGGAATTGCCGGCCCAGATGGCGGCAGCGCGGAAAAACCAGTTGGGACGGTTTGGATTGCCGCCGTCAGCAGCGGCCAAACGATGGTGGAACGCTTCCAGCTTGGCCGCGAACGAAACGTCGTCCGCACCCGCGCCGCGAACATCGCGCTGAATTTGGTGAGGAGGTTGGTGGTGGAAGTGGGGTGA
- a CDS encoding DinB family protein: MQPEAWLRGPVPNIDPYLMPAAHILLQAEEEIERAVEGLTLEQVWSRPGGAASIGFHLRHIAGSMNSLMIYARGGQLSDEQRAAIALQGEPGMELSELLSELRAAIANAMDHYRATPREMFLEARGVGRAKLPSNVFGILVHAAEHTQRHTGQIVTTAKIVKAMANY, from the coding sequence ATGCAACCTGAAGCCTGGCTACGCGGCCCCGTCCCCAATATTGACCCTTACCTGATGCCTGCTGCGCACATCCTTCTTCAAGCCGAGGAAGAAATTGAGAGAGCGGTGGAGGGGCTAACGCTGGAACAAGTGTGGAGCCGCCCGGGCGGGGCTGCCTCGATCGGTTTCCATCTGCGGCACATTGCGGGGAGCATGAACTCCTTGATGATCTACGCACGCGGCGGGCAGCTTAGCGATGAGCAACGCGCAGCAATCGCGCTGCAAGGGGAGCCAGGGATGGAGCTTTCCGAATTGCTATCGGAGCTTCGCGCAGCCATTGCAAACGCCATGGACCACTACCGGGCAACCCCTCGCGAAATGTTTTTGGAGGCTCGCGGTGTTGGCCGGGCAAAGCTCCCCAGCAACGTCTTCGGAATTTTGGTGCACGCCGCCGAACACACCCAACGCCACACCGGGCAGATTGTGACGACAGCGAAGATTGTGAAGGCTATGGCTAATTATTGA
- the porV gene encoding type IX secretion system outer membrane channel protein PorV, which yields MRISNMWTSALRRLLPAFSLLWLAPIVVSAQTTGGGSAVPFLLISPNARNSAIGESGTGTANDINATFWNIGGLAYQKNTQLGLTYSKWLPQFNADLHYSYLAGSTFVNDLDGVLSGQITFLDLGEFQQTFENGQAGQKFRSLEFAIGVGYATKLSDDVGAGIQARFIQSNLSSVPVANEQGSGIGRSVGFDIGAIWKPQTDWGMPKDFLSLGATITNIGPKIHYIDIAQADPLPTMFRFGTGLHLVQDEFNDLTFSLDIAKLLVNRPSDREVDPVPKSLVTAWSNGKGVELATGLEYWYEQLVALRAGYFTESANGGNREFLTFGAGLRYDIYGFDFSYINTIEDTHPLANTLRFTLVVDFDKVVK from the coding sequence ATGAGAATCTCCAATATGTGGACATCTGCCTTGCGCCGGTTGCTGCCGGCATTTTCGCTGCTATGGCTTGCGCCGATCGTGGTATCGGCCCAGACAACCGGCGGCGGTTCTGCGGTTCCTTTCCTGCTGATTTCGCCAAACGCACGGAACAGTGCTATCGGTGAATCGGGGACGGGGACGGCAAACGACATCAACGCAACATTCTGGAACATCGGCGGGCTGGCCTACCAGAAGAATACGCAGCTGGGGCTGACGTACTCCAAATGGCTGCCGCAGTTCAATGCCGATCTCCATTACAGCTATCTGGCCGGCTCCACCTTCGTCAACGATCTTGATGGGGTGCTGAGCGGCCAGATCACATTTCTGGACCTTGGCGAGTTCCAACAAACGTTCGAGAACGGCCAGGCCGGGCAGAAATTCCGCTCGCTAGAGTTCGCTATCGGTGTTGGATATGCCACCAAACTTTCCGATGATGTCGGAGCCGGTATCCAAGCCAGGTTCATCCAGTCGAATCTTTCCTCGGTTCCCGTTGCCAACGAGCAGGGAAGCGGGATTGGCCGAAGCGTCGGGTTCGACATCGGCGCAATCTGGAAGCCGCAGACCGATTGGGGAATGCCCAAAGACTTTCTGAGCCTGGGCGCGACCATCACGAACATCGGTCCAAAAATCCACTACATTGACATCGCCCAAGCCGACCCGCTTCCAACCATGTTCCGCTTCGGAACCGGGCTCCATCTTGTGCAAGATGAGTTCAACGACCTCACCTTCTCCTTGGATATTGCCAAGCTGCTGGTGAACCGCCCAAGCGACCGCGAAGTTGATCCTGTGCCAAAGTCCTTGGTGACCGCATGGAGCAACGGAAAAGGGGTGGAGCTTGCAACCGGGTTGGAATATTGGTACGAGCAACTGGTGGCCTTGCGCGCCGGATACTTCACCGAATCGGCCAACGGCGGCAACCGCGAGTTCCTCACCTTTGGTGCTGGGCTTCGGTACGACATCTACGGCTTCGACTTCAGCTACATCAACACGATTGAGGACACCCACCCGCTGGCAAACACCCTGCGATTTACGCTGGTGGTGGATTTCGATAAAGTCGTGAAGTAA
- a CDS encoding tetratricopeptide repeat protein — protein sequence MANTKRLIKQKRTVRIAGVTAWRWAALLVWGAMAALSMPAQAEQQGGMAFPAAARPDSIPPTARKAPTAPAQDSAIAAAWGAIATDPTLVPEYQKIIAVYKSRKLPEQEHTVATAMMAANAGNPIAWYTYADVMLDNSEPDTAIFWLQRALIAEPQFVRAHTLIAEAWGMIDSTSQALAHLDTAIALNPRFAQARLQRANLLSKLRQYGQAAEDLESLVDLIPEDAGNWMRLGNTHAKAGNHAAAAEAFRTAVAMHPAMPDPLFRFAEESVAAGNSEEGMHAYEKFMLTFPTDSRALEAERRARAMGGGRP from the coding sequence ATGGCGAATACGAAGCGACTCATCAAACAGAAACGAACCGTGCGGATTGCTGGCGTAACGGCTTGGCGGTGGGCGGCCCTGCTCGTTTGGGGAGCAATGGCGGCTCTATCTATGCCGGCGCAAGCGGAGCAGCAAGGGGGGATGGCATTCCCCGCAGCTGCCCGGCCCGACTCGATTCCCCCCACGGCACGGAAAGCACCAACGGCCCCGGCACAGGACTCGGCGATTGCTGCTGCCTGGGGGGCAATCGCCACCGATCCGACCTTGGTTCCAGAGTATCAGAAGATCATCGCCGTGTACAAGTCGCGCAAGCTGCCGGAGCAGGAGCACACCGTTGCCACGGCAATGATGGCGGCCAACGCTGGCAATCCAATCGCCTGGTACACCTACGCCGATGTGATGCTGGACAACTCCGAGCCGGACACCGCCATTTTCTGGTTGCAGCGGGCGTTAATTGCGGAGCCGCAGTTTGTGCGGGCCCACACGCTGATTGCCGAAGCATGGGGGATGATAGACTCCACCAGCCAAGCCCTTGCCCATCTGGACACGGCAATCGCGCTGAACCCACGGTTTGCGCAAGCCCGGTTGCAGCGGGCAAATTTGCTGAGCAAGCTGCGGCAGTACGGCCAAGCAGCAGAAGATTTGGAATCGCTGGTGGACCTGATCCCGGAAGATGCTGGCAACTGGATGCGGCTGGGGAACACCCACGCAAAAGCCGGGAACCACGCCGCCGCTGCCGAAGCCTTCCGAACGGCGGTGGCAATGCACCCGGCAATGCCCGACCCGCTCTTCCGGTTTGCCGAGGAATCGGTGGCCGCCGGCAACAGCGAGGAAGGGATGCACGCCTACGAAAAATTTATGCTCACCTTCCCCACCGACTCCCGCGCCCTTGAAGCCGAACGACGCGCCCGAGCAATGGGGGGCGGAAGGCCGTAG
- the mltG gene encoding endolytic transglycosylase MltG produces the protein MGWFAYSIWSSSSDSNQVIVKIPAGASFAEVLDTLTEAGLVSNSIAFRLLAVTTGSDGKIRPGTYKFTRGISNAALLNALVEGRSSVRMKVTFPEGSTIRRMAAILTREIGVDSAAFVRLANDRKFLETIGINASTAEGYLMPDTYFLYWGEQPETVLARMSETFRAFYTDNLKKLAAAQGLTPYEAIILASIVEGEARTEGDRPIIAGLYLNRLRRGMKLEADPTIQYVLPDGPRRLLYKDLEMDNPYNSYRYKGLPPTPINNPGRASITATLKPASHGYLYMVAKADGSGQHTFSRTGAEHEQAVKLYRKRVGTE, from the coding sequence GTGGGCTGGTTTGCATACTCCATCTGGAGTAGTTCTTCCGACTCCAACCAGGTGATCGTGAAAATCCCGGCGGGGGCCTCGTTTGCTGAGGTGCTGGACACGCTTACGGAGGCCGGGTTGGTCAGCAACTCCATCGCCTTCCGCCTGCTGGCGGTCACCACCGGAAGCGACGGGAAGATTCGGCCCGGAACCTACAAGTTCACCCGCGGAATCTCCAACGCCGCACTGCTGAACGCGTTGGTGGAAGGGCGGTCCTCGGTGCGGATGAAAGTCACCTTCCCGGAAGGGAGCACCATCCGGCGAATGGCCGCGATCCTCACGCGTGAAATCGGGGTGGACTCCGCAGCGTTTGTGCGGCTGGCGAACGACCGGAAGTTCCTAGAAACAATCGGCATCAACGCCTCCACCGCCGAAGGCTACCTGATGCCCGACACCTACTTCCTGTATTGGGGCGAGCAGCCGGAAACGGTGCTGGCGCGGATGTCGGAAACCTTCCGCGCATTCTACACCGACAACCTGAAGAAACTTGCCGCCGCGCAAGGGCTTACCCCCTACGAAGCGATTATCCTTGCCTCCATTGTGGAAGGGGAAGCACGCACCGAAGGCGACCGCCCGATTATCGCCGGGCTGTACCTGAACCGTTTGCGGCGCGGAATGAAATTGGAGGCCGATCCCACCATCCAGTACGTCCTTCCCGATGGCCCCCGGCGATTGTTGTACAAAGATTTGGAAATGGACAACCCCTACAACAGTTACCGCTACAAGGGGCTTCCTCCAACGCCAATCAACAACCCCGGGCGGGCCTCCATCACCGCCACGCTGAAGCCCGCAAGCCATGGCTACCTGTACATGGTTGCCAAAGCCGACGGCAGCGGCCAGCACACCTTCAGCCGCACCGGCGCCGAGCACGAGCAAGCCGTGAAACTCTACCGCAAGCGGGTGGGGACGGAGTGA